A segment of the Pieris napi chromosome 5, ilPieNapi1.2, whole genome shotgun sequence genome:
GTCCCGAACGACCGAGTGATATGGATTCAATGTATTTTTGAGTTAATCAATATCGTACGTAAATATGAATCTTAACGAGTATTGCGCTTAGCATTTAGCGTTAATACTTTGCGTgcgatatattttaagtaaattaaaaacgcAAAATTGTGGCGAACAAATATTGATATTGGTTCGGGAGAGATAGGTCCGTCTAGCGCCAGCACAAATGTGATCTCAATTATTTTTGGCAATTTATTGAAGAGTTTACTTTTTAATGATTCAAGCGTCGAGAGCTCTGCGCTGCGAACAGAAAGCTCGGAATATTATTTCGCATCGAAATATTGTGTTTCAGCGGATTTGAAGTACAATTGCACAATTTCCTTTTATAATCGTCGATGTCGACATTACTCtgagtaaattattaagtaggtacagtcattattgtaatattttttatttttgtaattttatacttaccgcgtacaatattattttgtttatttttctaagcTTTAGAGGGCTTATTTATGTGCAGTCATTTTTGCGTATATCCTGTGGCGCTTAGCTTATTACCCACTTGTAAAGTATTAACCGTGTTGGGTCTCTCGATAGTTACGACTTTTGACAGAAAAACTTTGTATAAAGGTAGAAATTTTGTAGATagttgatttatatttaataacaatagatTCATggatacaaataataactcAGAAGTAGCGATGGATCTAGGTTATGGCTGTCCATCTTAAATTACTCagtatttatagaaaatggcTTTTATATTCCGTATTGTACATTGAACTTGTGCTAGTCCTCTtctatttgttaataattctTAATGCGCTCGTCCTAAGgtccaataattattttagtgtttATTACTACATATGtatcttaattgtattttgtgcAATATTAGCTTATTATCGAACCCTACGAGTGATACCTTTATGctcctttatttaaaataaatggtcCATATAACGATTTCAGTGTCTAAGTGTTTAATGTATGACCTGCGCTGGGAACCGATTCCACAAATCGCTAGTTGAGAAAAAGGAAACGGTTTGTAAAGCGAACTGTGGAAGATTTCTAGCCAACCAGACTAGTAGTAAGAATATTCTAAAACGACATGGCACATTATTTACATTCCTatggtttaatttaaaacatacactGAGCTCAAAATATTGTCTCTATATATCACtctcttatatatttaataaaaccattTGTGGACTTACTGAATATTGATTAATATCTATTATTAAATCACCGGCAGCTATCCTCTATCGGCTTAACTTCTCTGGGatgaaaaacatattattctCATGGGTTACTGTTGTGGTaaatctatatacatataacttCAAGCTCTTCGTGATATgtcatgtaattttttttaaagacttaGTTTTGTTTAGGTGTTATTTGTCATTTATACAGATACAGaggaaaatgaaaaataaacttgtgttattgattataataaaaacaaattatataacagCAGCACAGaaaaagacatattttatggCGAGTTGTTACAGtcgaacaaaatattaataataaattgcacAAGCATTAATAATCATAACTTATGACTAGTATTTAACATAGCCTTAGAGCCGGCTAGCCTAAAATGTGATctgaataaaatgttttttattatttgacttaAATTCATAAACCTCATACGCATTCAATAACTTACAATagaaactataaaatattttttaaaagaagaaaCAAGCAGTAAATAGTTGTCAGCAAAATATAGTATTAACTGAGTTATCAATCTATATCACATTGTGAAAAGTAGGCGCCGAAACGGTCACTGTTGAACGGTCTCCTTCTTCTCGTCCTCTTTAAAAAGAAGTGGGGTCATACCGAGGAAGCAGCCCAGTGTAATTCCTAAGACACGGCCCTGAAGAGGATTTTAAGCGTTCAATGTGTTCCATATTGATAAACGTTTAACGATAAATGCTTACCATGTTAGCAAATCTCCTACTGACGGGCATATCTAGCTGCACGGGTGACAGGGCTGGAGCTCCGAGCCCCAGCATAGCAGCCGCCCGCTCTACGTAGTAAGATGAGCCGATGCCAATGACGTCACTGAAAGTGTTACCTAGAGCCGCCGCTGCCATTGTCGACAATGTGATGTAAGCACTCATGCCACTCTCGATGCGGTCTCCctgaaaattgttttaaccTTGTTACTGAACTGTAATGGACCAGGTGTAACTTGTTTATTTGCCACATATGTCTCAGTAATCTTTTTAGGTCATGATGTTGACACTGATTGTTAAGTTTTGCGTGAAAGATGCAGGCTACAAGAAGGCCATGTAAGCCAGAGGAAATGTAAAGCATTTCTATCCActcaaattttttatgttctttCTATATATACTGTACATTCATGACCAACCATGCCCGGCTTGCATATCGTAAATGCAATAATGATACTtgattactattttaatatgtcaGGGGCAAATTAGTTCAAAATGAGATCTTATCAACTCGAACagcttaatattatcttcatgAAAATGTCTTcacaaataagtaattttttagaaCAAATAAGAACAATCATAAAAAGATTATTGTATAAGCCAAGTATGTTAATTACAGCTCgcttggttttttttataagttttaaagaacagCAGAGTGTCTTCAAACAAATAATgtacttataaattattataatacttactgcaattatcataataaaattatctaagAATCCGAATCCAATAAAAGGTATTGAGTTTGCCAATGACactgtaaaaattaattgtgttATTAACCAGTTTAAATTACAGAGGATAaagtttttgacgtgacaacgtcttataatcgttcgacatctgtctctctcctacttgagtgagcgattcgtgacattgtcacgttcaactatcgtcagtaaaccgactttacagacaaccgattttttatcattttcttTGTTGCATGGATAAGTTCAAAACATCtggataatttattaaaagaggATAATGTTGAAGTTGAGAATAAATGTTGAAagaacatttaaaacaaacacatgaaaaacattatattatataaagtatgACTGTAATCTCGTAGAtaacaaagttaaaaaataataaaatattaaattaaacaaaatgttattattaactacTACTACTTCTACTTCAAATTCTTACAATGTATCAGTTCCTTTGTTGTTGGTTTAGGTACTGTTGCAGCTGAAACAAtattaatcaattatttttatattgtatacaatACTTCCTAAACAAATACCAAAACACAAATGCAGTAAAACCAAGATCAGCTCAGCAACATTTGACTTAACAGTAGACctaccatatttttttttaagccAATCTTCCGGTACAGGACAGTAGGTACCAGTTGGGTCTACATCACCTAACGTTGGTACTTTGCTGGGTCTGCCAAGTTTACTTCTCCATCGCTGACCAGCCAATTTGTCTACAACAAATACACTTTTTAAATGTCTtagtttgatattttattcagTAGTTCTTGCTAGACTACCTTCAAATTCTTCTTTTATTATGTTTGATTCatattcttttattgcatttaataatatttttctttcctCATCTTTAAGATGTAGAACAAGTTCGGTTGCGTGTACTTTTGTTAGCGGGCTTGATAACTGAGGAGATTCCTCAAAGTCTTTAGAAGTTGGGCCAAGCCCTAAATTTCGTACATTTATAACGATAGGGTGAAAGTCCTTGTTAGAGTTCTGAATACAACCGACAGTGGCACTGTAACTATGACGACGCGCTTGATATTCACTTAAAACATGTTGAAACTGTACACTAAACTTTAGAGGCGGGGCACTACTAAACCGTTTAATTGCCTTcattaatttcataataaattatttacaaataagtcGATAGGGTTCAATTAAGAATCATTATTCATGACTTATAGTAAATAGTAATGCTGAAGTCTTAACGTCGCACGTCACTCTTCTCAGTGTGAAGTGTGAATGTTCAATGTGCCAACTGCCAATGTGGTCAAATAATGTTTACAATATTGATTTACTTTATCAATCAGTGTCAATcagtattaaattagatatacTAGCTATATCTGTGGTAGAGTAGCCGTAGCGCAATTCAAGGATTTCCACTTTCCTATTCGATCTGTGATGcatttgtatattgtataattttatctgTGATTGTGTTTTTCTTCTacagtccttttcatgaaagaagacctccagacgcggcgctgcaatcgcataatgtaatgttgccatttatgagtaaaaaatttaccaattttatttacatttagcagatgtaatttatcaaaatataatattattttctgcatacttcgatgaaacaatatttctgttatgtaaaagtatatttttatttacttatattagcggtgttccaactacttacagggaaaatatgagaaaatagggtaaagaaaagcaatacaattttttattcagttttattgcataattgttgggttacaatttttttcgaagtacacgccgctattataccttcgttgtaatttttgttacagttttctctgacacacctgcaattaaattatgaacaattaaaaatattagtaactttaagtttataatgcttatgtaataagtaatatatgttttaatttcagttacctagtttcatcacgttatgtatttattcaatt
Coding sequences within it:
- the LOC125049300 gene encoding uncharacterized protein LOC125049300; translated protein: MKLMKAIKRFSSAPPLKFSVQFQHVLSEYQARRHSYSATVGCIQNSNKDFHPIVINVRNLGLGPTSKDFEESPQLSSPLTKVHATELVLHLKDEERKILLNAIKEYESNIIKEEFEDKLAGQRWRSKLGRPSKVPTLGDVDPTGTYCPVPEDWLKKKYAATVPKPTTKELIHLSLANSIPFIGFGFLDNFIMIIAGDRIESGMSAYITLSTMAAAALGNTFSDVIGIGSSYYVERAAAMLGLGAPALSPVQLDMPVSRRFANMGRVLGITLGCFLGMTPLLFKEDEKKETVQQ